A genomic region of Eucalyptus grandis isolate ANBG69807.140 chromosome 5, ASM1654582v1, whole genome shotgun sequence contains the following coding sequences:
- the LOC104445558 gene encoding putative disease resistance protein At4g19050, with the protein MANPTDSLKTRKQEVLASLSDDNVKTVVLSGEAGVLITWMAKEISDSASLMGSCYGNIWVVPGYNFKGKSLVEYIAVQLSAFPSNEVGEDDDNAEMEQQEQVVDVEQEIKKKLDLMKYAKLEQMKAAKPEKKKSGKPEPKAAVKVDRKDAPGAGKDPYFLVVLDDIRDEKTILAALSDLLHHHVRFVKVLITRSGSNIGIGNEGDGDIIQTDDRKSYEVDIMSYVDSLDLLRNRVRREVYGATGFERLFAAIGKSSSGHARVINMIVEALNRVKDSELDSAVEEAASIIESADICSLWQHAYEMLPSTLSKCCWHCRYLFVPHDSVTACDKSIHYNELITHWLLEGYFDHHDHIEKAYEDAHRTLMELKDRGFLRERECSYVYMESDALGVTDHRRDGLSGACLGVASVLRDRTWAGLGRVIQTDGMVKAGRGKWSEMSTLLIDGARFRREAPETFFKQLKVLVILNPMFKKLSSPLSKLMELQILVLRGCRLLESIDEIHGLVNLLVLEISGACLLKEIRDDLFEPMKDLRSLNLSEVGIKWLPSSVLNRSELRWLILRKCPNLEQLCNPYLLKKKEEAKQEVLLLAKLEVLDFSGSESFQSIQVKTLNPLQKLQILNLSKTKIGRLPFFHNLGELTRLLLSDCASLARLPTLRPLTKLEILVLSRTKYLKEVQDDSQETKTKFRVLNLTGSAVNKLPSNINGLSHFLLSGCVCLPKLPSTQNLKGLEELDLSDASILEEFEDDSFGHLNSLRRLILSNTKIKALPSLPEHSELRFLLLKNCKCLTELQTLSKLQKLEALDLSGCSELVIASNDSFQGMTLLKTIDLSETQIKSLPRDCFPISLRQLIIRNCPDLKVHSWKDLPNLEVLDLHGSKSLSNILGFLCHMSKLRILNLSEIKFEELPSLSDLTNLSELSLRDCSCKVSKLDDLKELELLDLSGTKVESLPTLNTFSNLRQLLLRDCAGLGGLENLDSLTKLEVLDLSGTKIKQYPYETSALTSLRKINLQNMKHIMGIDWKKVKYIPEEFNLEGCGSLSSEDPASPYSPSILMCGTSFLQFMEKSPKLWVTCFQKFYFSVWLPKNRDGRIFYNLGDRSLLTDMKSQGRIPHHEKLGRYLEIHGSYCISGLPERVLELADHISLIDDSSFSHLSELVKENLKSIKSCWLDRCTSIKSIVNVEEDARASGKLEFLYLCNLSSLRCVCEVQSEVFEGLKSLHIECCPMLASIFPLSKLPRKLKTLRIKFCDEIKELFKPGMSAECNLQTLDLMELPKLERIGVMMASLQVLKVRWCPNLENFEEVLGEAENLETLHISCAARLKTICNQSFNKLKQLKIESCPQLKEVSPSSELPQNLEVLEIDSCESLETIFVGSSAGSSLSRVRLHCLPKLSSSGFIVCPRYDVSSCPNLQIHRSG; encoded by the coding sequence ATGGCAAACCCGACAGATTCTCTGAAAACTCGGAAACAAGAGGTTTTAGCTTCTTTAAGTGATGATAACGTGAAAACAGTTGTCCTTTCTGGAGAAGCTGGAGTGCTTATAACATGGATGGCAAAAGAGATAAGTGATTCTGCCAGCCTCATGGGTTCCTGCTATGGAAATATTTGGGTGGTCCCAGGATATAATTTTAAAGGCAAATCTCTTGTTGAATATATTGCCGTTCAGCTGTCTGCATTTCCTTCTAATGAGGTGGGGGAGGACGATGACAATGCTGAGATGGAGCAGCAGGAGCAAGTAGTGGATGTGGaacaggaaataaagaaaaagcttGACTTGATGAAATATGCAAAACTCGAACAAATGAAAGCTGCAAAGCCTGAAAAGAAGAAGTCTGGAAAGCCTGAACCAAAAGCGGCAGTAAAGGTTGATCGGAAAGATGCTCCTGGGGCTGGAAAAGATCCATATTTTCTTGTAGTTCTGGATGATATTAGGGATGAAAAGACAATTCTTGCTGCTTTAAGTGACCTCCTTCATCACCATGTGCGCTTTGTTAAGGTTTTAATCACGAGAAGTGGCAGTAATATCGGTATTGGCAATGAGGGAGATGGTGATATTATTCAGACAGATGATAGAAAATCATATGAAGTCGATATCATGTCTTATGTTGACTCATTGGATTTACTGCGGAATAGGGTAAGGCGGGAAGTTTATGGGGCAACAGGGTTTGAAAGACTGTTTGCAGCTATTGGAAAAAGTAGCTCAGGTCATGCTAGGGTAATAAATATGATAGTAGAAGCTTTGAATCGCGTTAAGGACTCTGAATTGGACAGTGCAGTTGAAGAAGCGGCATCTATAATCGAATCTGCTGATATCTGTTCATTGTGGCAGCATGCGTATGAAATGTTGCCAAGCACCCTCAGTAAGTGCTGTTGGCACTGCAGATACTTATTTGTCCCTCATGATAGTGTCACTGCCTGTGACAAAAGCATCCACTACAATGAGCTGATAACCCACTGGTTACTGGAAGGATATTTTGATCACCATGATCATATTGAGAAGGCCTATGAGGATGCACATCGTACTCTGATGGAGCTCAAAGATCGTGGATTTCTAAGAGAAAGGGAGTGTAGTTATGTTTATATGGAAAGTGATGCTTTGGGAGTGACTGATCATCGACGTGATGGACTTAGCGGGGCATGCCTTGGCGTGGCTAGTGTGCTGAGAGACCGAACTTGGGCTGGTCTTGGGAGGGTTATACAGACGGATGGGATGGTCAAGGCAGGTCGTGGGAAATGGAGTGAGATGTCCACGCTCCTTATTGATGGTGCTCGTTTTCGCAGGGAAGCCCCTGAAACATTCTTTAAACAACTTAAAGTCCTAGTCATCTTAAATCCGATGTTCAAAAAGCTGTCCTCCCCACTTTCAAAGTTGATGGAGCTTCAAATACTTGTTCTTAGGGGCTGTCGTCTATTGGAGAGTATAGATGAGATCCATGGACTTGTGAACTTACTTGTTCTTGAGATATCTGGGGCTTGTTTGTTGAAGGAAATCCGTGATGATCTTTTCGAGCCTATGAAAGATCTTAGATCGCTTAATTTATCTGAAGTTGGCATTAAGTGGCTACCTTCTTCTGTCTTAAATCGGAGTGAACTCCGTTGGCTCATTCTTCGAAAGTGCCCCAATTTGGAACAACTGTGTAACCCTTActtgttgaagaaaaaggaagaagcaaaacagGAAGTGCTTTTATTGGCAAAACTGGAAGTGCTTGATTTCTCTGGTTCAGAATCTTTCCAAAGTATCCAGGTCAAGACCCTCAATCCGCTCCAGAAACTTCAAATTCTCAATCTTTCTAAAACCAAGATTGGGCGCTTGCCCTTTTTTCACAATTTGGGAGAGCTCACTCGACTCCTCCTAAGTGACTGTGCATCCCTGGCAAGACTTCCCACCCTAAGACCTTTAACAAAACTTGAGATTCTCGTTCTTTCAAggacaaaatatttgaaagaagTACAAGATGATTCTCAAGAAACTAAAACTAAATTTAGAGTTCTGAATCTCACGGGTAGTGCTGTGAATAAGCTACCTAGCAACATCAATGGcttatctcattttcttttgagtgGTTGCGTTTGTCTTCCAAAATTGCCATCCACGCAGAACCTCAAAGGCCTTGAGGAGCTGGACCTTTCTGATGCCTCTATATTGGAAGAATTTGAAGATGATTCATTTGGACATCTGAATTCCCTTCGCCGACTCATCCTCTCAAATACTAAAATAAAAGCTCTTCCATCACTTCCTGAGCATTCTGAACTTCGTTTCCTCTTGCTAAAGAATTGTAAATGTCTTACTGAGCTGCAAACCTTGAGTAAACTTCAGAAACTGGAAGCTCTTGATCTCTCAGGATGCTCTGAGTTAGTGATAGCAAGCAATGACTCCTTTCAGGGCATGACTCTCCTGAAGACGATTGATCTCTCAGAGACTCAAATTAAAAGCCTTCCGCGAGATTGCTTTCCTATCAGCCTCCGTCAACTAATAATAAGAAATTGCCCTGACTTGAAAGTCCATAGCTGGAAAGACCTGCCAAATCTAGAGGTACTCGACCTCCATGGCTCAAAATCTTTGAGCAATATACTTGGCTTTCTTTGTCATATGAGCAAACTAAGGATTCTCAACCTCTctgaaataaaatttgaagaattgccATCGCTTTCTGACCTCACTAACCTTAGTGAACTCTCTCTGAGAGATTGTTCCTGCAAAGTGTCAAAGCTGGATGACCTAAAGGAGCTTGAGCTGCTGGATCTATCCGGGACTAAAGTTGAGTCTTTACCTACCCTTAATACTTTCAGTAACCTTCGGCAACTGCTGCTAAGAGATTGTGCTGGTTTGGGAGGTTTGGAAAACTTGGATTCTCTAACCAAATTGGAGGTTCTAGACCTTTCAggcacaaaaataaaacaatatcCCTATGAAACCTCGGCTCTGACTAGTCTGAGGAAGATCAATCTGCAGAATATGAAGCATATTATGGGAATTGATTGGAAGAAGGTAAAGTATATTCCAGAGGAGTTCAACTTGGAAGGTTGTGGATCCCTAAGTTCTGAGGATCCTGCATCTCCTTACAGTCCTTCCATATTGATGTGTGGTACCAGCTTTCTCCAGTTCATGGAAAAAAGTCCCAAGTTGTGGGTTACATGCTTCcaaaaattttacttttctGTTTGGCTTCCCAAAAATAGAGATGGAAGAATATTCTACAACCTTGGAGACAGGAGCTTACTGACGGACATGAAGTCTCAGGGAAGAATTCCTCATCATGAAAAGCTAGGGCGGTATCTGGAGATCCATGGATCCTATTGCATTTCTGGTCTACCTGAACGTGTCCTTGAGCTTGCTGATCACATATCGTTAATTGATGATAGCTCTTTTAGTCACTTATCTGAACTTGTTAAAGAGAATTTGAAATCGATAAAGAGCTGCTGGCTTGATAGGTGCACAAGTATCAAGAGTATAGTTAATGTAGAAGAAGATGCCAGAGCTTCaggaaagcttgagtttctttatCTGTGTAATTTGTCTTCCTTAAGATGCGTATGTGAAGTGCAGTCCGAGGTCTTTGAAGGTCTTAAGAGCTTGCATATAGAGTGCTGCCCAATGCTCGCCAGCATCTTCCCATTGTCCAAGCTGCCAAGGAAGCTCAAGACCCTGCGGatcaaattttgtgatgaaatcAAAGAGCTATTTAAACCTGGGATGTCTGCAGAATGCAACTTGCAGACCTTAGATCTTATGGAATTGCCGAAGCTTGAGAGAATTGGGGTTATGATGGCCTCCCTGCAAGTACTGAAAGTGAGATGGTGCCCAAATCTCGAGAATTTTGAGGAAGTGCTTGGAGAAGCTGAAAATCTGGAAACTCTCCATATTTCTTGTGCTGCTAGGCTGAAGACCATATGCAATCAGAGCTTCAACAAACTAAAACAGCTCAAAATAGAGTCTTGTCCCCAGCTCAAAGAAGTTTCTCCCTCATCTGAATTACCGCAAAACCTGGAGGTTCTTGAGATAGACTCTTGTGAAAGCTTGGAAACTATATTCGTAGGCAGCTCAGCAGGTTCTTCATTGTCAAGAGTACGACTGCACTGCTTGCCTAAACTAAGCAGCAGTGGGTTCATAGTATGTCCTCGATATGATGTCAGCAGCTGCCCAAATCTGCAAATACACCGATCTGGTTGA
- the LOC104445557 gene encoding transcription factor MYB102, which produces MGRAPCCEKSGLKKGPWTPEEDQKLVDYIHKHGYGNWRTLPKNAGLQRCGKSCRLRWTNYLRPDIKRGRFSFEEEETIIQLHGILGNKWSAIAARLPGRTDNEIKNYWNTHIRKRLLRMGIDPVTHAPRLDLLDLSSFVNPCLFNNSSWAQVNLSRLLGINPPIDPEQLRLAMFPLSSQHQNSNPAPQNFQESQLINQQIQEIPGFTTMASPLVQFPNEPQACQPNLVDEFPSNPTDLSSSSNSQMSDLASSLKEDYVPFPRYEYNYCSSDQSLIDRSSTNSAFNSHDSYQSFGSSSPTAMNSNSTYITASTEDEREISYCSDVLKFELPDLLDVNEFMYCQEPRW; this is translated from the exons ATGGGGAGAGCACCTTGCTGCGAGAAGAGCGGGTTGAAGAAAGGGCCATGGACCCCGGAGGAAGATCAGAAGCTCGTCGACTACATTCACAAGCACGGCTATGGAAACTGGAGGACTCTTCCCAAGAATGCAG GGTTGCAAAGGTGTGGAAAGAGCTGTCGCCTGCGGTGGACGAACTACCTAAGACCGGACATCAAGAGAGGGAGGTTCTCTTTTGAAGAGGAGGAGACCATTATTCAGCTCCATGGCATTTTGGGGAATAA GTGGTCTGCGATAGCAGCTCGTTTGCCCGGAAGAACGGATAACGAGATCAAGAACTATTGGAACACCCACATCAGGAAAAGGCTCCTCCGGATGGGAATCGATCCGGTGACGCACGCCCCCCGCCTCGATCTCCTCGACTTGTCTTCTTTCGTGAACCCTTGTCTCTTCAACAACAGCTCGTGGGCTCAAGTGAACCTCTCCAGACTGCTCGGGATCAACCCCCCGATCGATCCCGAGCAGTTGAGGCTCGCAATGTTTCCCCTATCGTCCCAACATCAAAACTCGAACCCGGCTCCTCAAAATTTCCAAGAGAGCCAGCTAATAAACCAACAAATTCAAGAAATCCCCGGTTTTACTACAATGGCCTCCCCCCTCGTTCAATTTCCTAATGAACCACAAGCATGTCAACCCAACTTGGTAGATGAATTTCCTTCAAATCCCACAGATCTCAGCTCTTCGAGTAATTCTCAGATGAGCGACTTGGCTTCAAGCTTGAAAGAAGATTACGTTCCATTCCCAAGATACGAGTACAACTACTGCAGCTCAGACCAATCACTAATCGACCGTTCATCGACCAACTCCGCCTTCAATTCTCATGATAGCTACCAAAGTTTCGGATCGTCCAGCCCGACAGCGATGAACTCGAACTCAACGTACATCACTGCCAGCACGGAGGACGAGCGGGAAATCAGCTACTGCAGCGACGTGTTAAAATTCGAACTGCCGGATCTTTTGGATGTTAATGAATTCATGTACTGTCAAGAACCgagatggtaa